From the genome of Thermococcus chitonophagus, one region includes:
- a CDS encoding V-type ATP synthase subunit D: protein MPEILKVKPTRMELLKLKRRVKLAERGHKLLKEKQDALIMEFFTIYDEALNLRKELIQKMGEAFEALRKAQIDVGSLRLKEIAIGVSPNREIKVRTRNVMGVRVPLIEIPEMRRKSGDRGYSFIATTSTVDAAAEKFEEVLELAVRLAEVEEALKRLGREIEKTKRRVNALEYIIIPRMRNTIKFIEQHLDEMERENFFRLKRVKALIEARSQR, encoded by the coding sequence ATGCCAGAGATCCTCAAGGTCAAACCCACAAGAATGGAGCTACTTAAGCTCAAGAGAAGAGTTAAGCTAGCTGAGAGAGGGCATAAGCTACTCAAGGAGAAGCAGGATGCACTTATAATGGAGTTCTTTACGATATACGATGAGGCTTTGAATCTCAGGAAGGAGCTTATTCAGAAGATGGGGGAGGCTTTTGAAGCTTTAAGGAAAGCCCAGATTGATGTTGGTTCACTAAGGCTTAAGGAGATTGCCATAGGTGTTAGTCCAAACAGGGAAATTAAAGTGAGGACAAGGAACGTAATGGGAGTTAGAGTTCCTCTAATTGAGATACCTGAAATGAGAAGGAAGAGTGGTGATAGAGGTTATTCGTTCATAGCAACAACATCTACCGTGGATGCTGCAGCGGAAAAGTTTGAAGAGGTTCTCGAGCTCGCCGTAAGGTTAGCTGAGGTTGAGGAAGCCCTTAAGAGACTAGGAAGAGAAATAGAGAAGACTAAGAGAAGAGTTAACGCTCTCGAATACATAATAATTCCAAGGATGAGGAACACGATAAAGTTCATTGAGCAACACCTAGATGAGATGGAGAGGGAGAACTTCTTCAGGCTTAAGAGAGTTAAAGCATTAATTGAAGCTAGGTCTCAGAGATAG
- a CDS encoding oxygen-binding di-iron domain-containing protein, which produces MGEYFITPDLDPRKDQVLYKDDEHMVVYLGTQEGGQDVDVNSYLIVSRGRGILIDPGGYKIFSKVLANISKYIDPRNIEYIYMCHQDPDVAGSIPLWREISDAKILVHWLWVRFLPHFGFESIGSYAHELQDEGEVLEFGATTLEFIPAHFLHSPGHFTIYDHRSKFLFTGDIGIAFPDEGYLVVEDFEKHVQYMKPLHERLMASNKALKVWVSKVRYLDIEAILPQHGAIIPKRYVKKFLDWLENLKVGVDLMR; this is translated from the coding sequence GTGGGAGAGTACTTTATTACTCCGGACTTGGATCCCAGAAAAGATCAAGTCCTTTACAAGGACGATGAGCACATGGTTGTCTATTTGGGAACTCAAGAGGGAGGGCAAGACGTTGACGTTAACAGCTATCTTATTGTAAGCAGGGGTAGAGGGATACTCATAGATCCCGGAGGGTACAAGATATTCTCAAAAGTTCTCGCGAACATATCAAAGTATATTGACCCCAGGAATATTGAGTATATCTACATGTGCCATCAGGACCCAGATGTTGCGGGGAGTATCCCATTGTGGAGAGAAATTAGTGATGCAAAAATCTTAGTCCACTGGTTATGGGTAAGGTTCTTGCCTCATTTTGGATTTGAGAGCATAGGTAGCTATGCTCATGAGCTACAGGATGAGGGAGAGGTTCTGGAGTTTGGAGCTACAACATTAGAATTCATTCCGGCTCATTTCCTCCATAGTCCTGGGCACTTCACTATTTATGACCACAGAAGCAAGTTCTTATTCACAGGTGACATTGGAATAGCATTCCCTGATGAGGGTTATTTAGTTGTCGAAGATTTTGAAAAGCACGTCCAGTATATGAAACCTCTCCATGAAAGGCTGATGGCTAGCAATAAAGCTTTGAAAGTCTGGGTAAGCAAGGTTAGATACCTCGACATAGAAGCTATCCTTCCCCAGCACGGTGCGATAATTCCAAAGAGATACGTCAAGAAGTTCCTTGACTGGCTTGAGAACCTAAAGGTTGGTGTTGACCTCATGAGGTGA
- a CDS encoding methyl-accepting chemotaxis protein — MTIKNIEKASNALAQSLRIKTSSKEASKIVEELAKEISGKFMENNTMILENIERLSQVMVELEKFRKEFLPFFQRFEVFAREFNTLVQNLEYVSKISDSIASVAKQTNLVALNASIEAARAGEAGRGFAVVADEIRRMAVQTMNLAKEIKDFNSRVMSQLDALRDALEVMDRIKEGTEILGRDIEVIVEISNVLSEISKEQEQFINDIKRLNGIALALRKFADMQDKYNKELATLLRLMVSEYSKEQLGEEGIL, encoded by the coding sequence ATGACCATAAAAAATATAGAGAAGGCATCAAACGCTCTAGCGCAATCATTGAGGATAAAAACTTCAAGCAAGGAAGCTAGCAAGATAGTAGAAGAACTTGCCAAAGAAATAAGTGGAAAGTTCATGGAGAACAACACGATGATACTTGAAAATATCGAAAGATTATCTCAAGTGATGGTTGAGCTTGAAAAGTTCAGAAAAGAGTTCCTGCCCTTTTTCCAAAGGTTTGAGGTGTTCGCTAGAGAGTTCAACACTTTAGTTCAGAACCTTGAGTACGTCTCGAAGATAAGTGATTCAATTGCGAGTGTTGCTAAGCAGACTAATCTTGTTGCCCTAAATGCATCCATAGAAGCAGCAAGAGCGGGAGAAGCTGGGAGGGGGTTTGCTGTTGTCGCTGATGAAATTAGGAGAATGGCAGTTCAGACAATGAATCTAGCTAAGGAAATAAAGGACTTTAACTCTAGGGTAATGTCCCAGCTTGATGCTTTGAGAGACGCTTTAGAGGTCATGGACAGAATAAAAGAAGGTACTGAGATCCTGGGGAGAGATATAGAGGTTATCGTAGAAATAAGCAACGTGCTCAGTGAAATTTCCAAGGAGCAGGAGCAATTTATAAATGACATAAAAAGGCTTAATGGGATAGCTTTAGCATTAAGAAAGTTTGCAGATATGCAAGATAAATACAATAAAGAGCTGGCTACTCTTCTTAGGCTAATGGTTAGCGAATATTCAAAGGAGCAACTTGGTGAGGAGGGTATATTATGA
- a CDS encoding alanyl-tRNA editing protein codes for MTERLYYKDPYLREAEAIVEDIRFEGEKVAIKLDKTIFYPEGGGQPGDRGRIKGKEFEILVENTVEKPDGIWHIGTLKGSTPQKGEKVKLDLDWHWRYENMKIHTGQHILSAILKKLYDLDTSGFHIFEDYAKIEVNGEVTWEMIERAELETNAIIQKDLPVIIEEYKYLPDDIASILRKHVTKVKDKVRIVKIGDVDMTPCGGTHVKSTKEVGFLKVIRFYKKSKGIWRIEFVAGERAIRKLNEILKDYWGALDIMPNKNPPLSERVREILESIDKLEDEFDAQRRELWKWKEQALLSRSWEVGNYNVVTFVESWDMKDAQAFAVDFVKNNPGTIVILASDDYVIFARNEEVPVSMKDLLKKVLEELGGKGGGTDNLARGKIEAEPEDVIDVALEKLKEMLKA; via the coding sequence ATGACTGAGAGGTTGTACTATAAAGACCCCTACTTACGGGAAGCTGAGGCCATAGTTGAAGACATAAGATTTGAAGGCGAAAAGGTTGCAATAAAACTCGACAAAACTATATTCTACCCGGAGGGTGGTGGTCAGCCTGGAGATCGAGGAAGGATAAAGGGGAAGGAGTTCGAGATTTTAGTTGAGAATACTGTCGAAAAGCCTGATGGGATATGGCATATCGGGACTTTGAAGGGATCAACACCTCAAAAAGGCGAGAAAGTCAAGCTTGATCTTGACTGGCATTGGAGATACGAAAACATGAAAATTCATACTGGACAGCACATACTCTCTGCAATCTTAAAGAAACTCTACGATCTTGACACTTCTGGCTTCCACATTTTTGAGGATTATGCAAAGATAGAAGTCAATGGTGAGGTTACCTGGGAAATGATTGAGAGGGCTGAGCTTGAAACTAATGCTATAATTCAGAAGGATCTACCAGTCATAATAGAGGAATACAAGTACCTTCCCGATGATATTGCAAGTATTCTGAGGAAGCACGTAACTAAAGTCAAAGACAAAGTAAGAATTGTAAAAATAGGAGATGTGGACATGACGCCATGTGGGGGGACCCACGTTAAGTCTACGAAAGAAGTTGGTTTCCTTAAAGTTATTCGATTCTACAAGAAGTCGAAGGGTATTTGGAGAATTGAATTTGTCGCAGGAGAAAGGGCGATAAGAAAGCTTAATGAAATACTCAAGGACTACTGGGGAGCTCTTGACATAATGCCTAACAAGAATCCTCCGCTCTCTGAGAGAGTCAGAGAAATCTTAGAGTCAATAGATAAACTTGAAGATGAGTTTGATGCTCAGAGAAGGGAACTCTGGAAGTGGAAGGAGCAGGCATTACTGAGTAGAAGCTGGGAAGTTGGCAATTATAATGTTGTAACTTTTGTAGAAAGCTGGGATATGAAAGATGCTCAGGCATTTGCAGTAGATTTCGTTAAAAACAATCCTGGGACAATAGTTATCTTGGCAAGTGATGACTACGTGATCTTTGCGAGGAATGAGGAAGTTCCAGTCTCGATGAAAGATTTACTCAAGAAAGTCCTAGAGGAGCTTGGCGGAAAGGGCGGCGGGACGGACAACCTAGCTAGGGGTAAGATAGAGGCAGAGCCTGAAGATGTGATAGATGTCGCTCTCGAAAAGCTAAAGGAGATGCTCAAGGCCTAG